The genomic window GTCCTGGGAAGGGCTCCAGGTCCCTGGAAGAGTTCTGTGTCCTTGAGAAAGACTCCATGTCCTCAAGAAATACAGCCTGTCTCCTTCTAAGAGGGCTCCACGCCCCCAGAAAGAACTCTAGGAAGCATCCATATCCCCCCAGGGCCAGGCCCAAAGCCCCTCTCAGCTGGCACAGATGCTGCTGACAGTGGCCCCTCCTGGGCCCACgaggcccagctcctcctgctcGTTGATGCATAGCTGGTAACCACAGCCCCGGGCCCGGGCTCCAGAGGGGACCCGGTGGTCAGTCTTGGCACGAGGGGGCAGCAGGAAGCCCACACTGCCCGCAATGAGCATATGCCAAATGCTGTGAATGTAGAAGTAGTTGTCCCGGGTCTCCACAAAAGCATAAAGCAGGACGGCGCTGCCTGCAATAAGGCTGCCCGGGCACAAGTAGAAAAGCCAGCGGCGCCACGTGGGTGGGTAGCAGTGCCGGCGGCGGACGCTGCGTACTGTCTGGGGGAGACAGAGAAGTGGGGCTCAGGAATTCCAAGCCCTGGGACCCAAGCCACAGTTGGTCACTCTCAGGTTTCCTCTTTAGGTTGTGACCTAAAGACATCTTCTAAGACTGGAGCGGACACTGCCAGCAGCAGGTGATGATGACAGAGCTAAGCCCACCTTAAACTGGGGACCAGATACCTGGGGCCCCACACCCAAGTCCTGCTAGGACCCTCCCCCAACGTCCCTCCCCACCCTTACCCAGGCTGTGGCCAAGATCCCCAGGGCGAAGAGACTGGGTCCAAGCAGGTTCCAGAGTCCATGTCGGTCAAGCTGCAGAGCCATGGACAGCAGCATAGCTCCCAGCAAATACAGCACCTAGAGAAAGAGACTCCAGGGCTGGGCTAGGGCCAGGTGACAGACAGCACTCCAGGGGCTGGGTCAGAATCATGAGAGGCACTTGGAAATGCTCCCAGGGAGAGATCAGGAGTGGATTTCAAGAAGACTTGGCCATGGCTGTTCCCCAGGGCCCACTCTGGACTGACCTGCTTGACCACGGGCTGTAAACGAGCCATGGCAATGACAGTGACCCACACGGACATTAAGGAGCCCAGGAAATCACAGAACTGCAGCACATCGTAGTCCATGATGCAGAAAACCACGATGCCTGGCTGGTCACAGGCATGATagaactgaaggaagaaatgaCAGGCATTGAGAGAACGTGAGGCAGAGGTCCAGGTCTACAAAACTGGAGGGGGTGGGCCCAGGGGTGGTGTGCTGCTGTCAGAGCAGCAGAGGTGAAAGGTCACAGATGAGAAGATCTGGGAAATGCCTGACTCCCCAAATCCTGAGAAGAATGTGGTAAGGAGGTCCAGTCTGCTGCATAGCTAGTATGTATCTGGCAGCCCTGACCCTGGTCCTGACCTTCCTAATCTTCCTGCTTCTGGAAGGTGATGTGGAGAGTGCCCTGCCAGGGGGTTCTGATATCCTCAAATTGAAGCCAGTCCTGTCCCCATCTCCTCATGCTCACCATGGATCCCACCTATAATCCCCATCCCTGGCCCAAGCTCTGGGCTACCCAGAATCCAAATCTCCCCGCTATGTCCCAGTTTCCCCTGATAGCTCAGACTCTGAACTGGGCTTCACTCTCAGGCCTTCCACCAACTGACCCTCTTCATCCCCTCCCAGCAAATGCGGGGAGTGTGTGGCAGGTAAGAAAAAAGGCAGTCCCTAAGGCCATGGAGAGAGGCATGGCACTTCACACCATGGGGAAGAACATGGAGAGGGGACAGTGTCCACCCATCCTACATTCTGGAGAACATAATGAAGAGTAGACTATTGAGGAGGTTCAAAGGGGATGCAGGGAACAGAAGTGGAATTGGATCAAACTCGACTGGACATCCTAATTAAGGAACCAAGCAAAGTCTGCCACTAGCTCCCTTGTCTGTAGTCCTGACCCACGTCCAGATTGTCTCTCTGGACAATGCCATGGCTTCCAGCATTCTGTATTTCCTTATTTGTGAAGATGTCATCCAGTCATTCAAATTGCAAAAATTACAACTCCAACAGAcaaatatggaaaggaagaagctgggatctaagaaaaagaaaacaaaatgaagaagaaaacctGGAATATGAATTGGCATCAGGAAACTTTGGGTTTGATTCCTTTAAATTTTAAGCTGCAAGACTCAAGCTTGTCTatctatcttctttcttttccttcactttGGAGGTAAATAATTTTGTTCCTGCAAGAAGAGACTGCCTTAGGATGAACATGTTTTAAGTGAGTGTTCCAGGCTTTCAAAAGGGCTTGTTATTTTGGGGACATGGTTCCCTTTTAATATACTGTTAAATTGAAAAAGTGAGTTCTTACTGGGAAATTTTCAGAGACTTTTCATGTAGGTCCATATCAACattagaattacttttttttaggttggatgcagtggctcacgcctattaatctcagcattttgggaggatgaagtgggtggatcacttgagcccaggagctcaaaccagcctgggcaacatggtgaaacccccatctctacaaaacatacaaaaattagctgggcatggtggcgtgtgcctatagtcccagctacttggtggggaACAGGgaattgggggtgggggcagaaggggctgaggtgggaggattgcttgagcctagaaggtcaagactgcactgagctatgatcatgccactgcacttcaccctgggtgacagaatgagaccctgtctcaaaaataaataaataaataaaaatggttaagTAATTAATGTTTGAATATGTCTAAGAGACTGGCTTATTTTTCAACTATTTATATGTGCTGATTCATTGGAAGTTAATTTAGTTCCTAAACAAATCAATATTTTggtctttttctattttagttatAGGACATTGATTATTCTCTGCCTCCAAGACCAGACATAAGTACTATAGGCCACTAAATTACCCCAATACTGTTTTATgacttggattttattttaaagcactaATTTTACATCCAGGCTTAACCAAACACTGGCTCCATATGCTTCACTTTCAAGTATATAGAAAGAAATGCCCAGAAGTTTCTGGAAGAGGGATTTGTACTATATTTCAGATAAAGGAAGATATATATCAGCAGAAAAAAGGCAAAGCTGAATCACTAAACACTGAAGACACATCTAGGGGAATAATTAAGGGCTGACTTTCTCCTAGGAGTTTGcactaaaagaataaagaaaaatggagataTTATCTCCAGAGTGGAGAGGATTTGAAGAAATCATCTCACGAATATTTTACGACTGATTATCTTCCAAGTATACTAAAAGGTCAAAGAGATTGTTTTAGGTTGTGAAAAATCCACAGGGATAGAGTTAAATTAAAATTGTAGCATGAGGGAATTAGTCCACTAAAAATTGTGGACTAATTTTTAGATTGGCATTTGTTTTgtcaacagcaataaaaaaagtaGAAGTGACACAGAAAAATCagggaatttaagaaaaaaaattagagtacAAACTAATCTAAGTTGATAACTTTCTCAGCTTTGGACATTATTTATGAAGCAATGTAGGGAAATTAtcctcacatttttttctgtggaattttacatttttataacagTACATCTAATGCTCCAAAATGGGCTATCCAGGTACTGCAGAATGTGGACTATAAATGCAAACATAGTTAATCCATACCAATACTGGGATATAACGGAACTCGCTATTACTCCCTTATTTCctgttttctgctttcattttctcttggaaAGAGTTACAGGATTTTGCCAAGGGATACTGAGAATGACCTGGGATGGTCTGAGGGATGTAAGGGGTAATGAGAAGGTGGCCTTGTAGCCAGGATGTCGGCAATCAGCAAGGACACCTGCACAGCCCCAGAATGCCAGCTCTGTCTGGGTCTTCTGAGATCTAATTATAAGGATTCAAGGAACACTGTGACGGATACACAGTTTGAACAGTATGGGTTCAAATTGCACAGCTAAAATTTTTGATATCTTTGCCCTGATGGTTTCTTATATTTGGCTTAGTTATATTTTCAGATCTCTTGACTGGCTCCTATCTTTTAAGAATTTGGTGAgaacagccaggcgcggtggctcaagcctgtaatcccagcactttgggaggccgagacgggcagatcatgaggtcaggagatcgagaccatcctggctaacacggtgaaaccccgtctctactaaaaaatacaaaaaactagccgggcgaggtggcgggcgcctgtagtcccagctacttgggaagctgaggcaggagaatggcgtaaaccccggaggcggagcttgcagtgagctgagatccggccactgcactccagcctgggcgacagagcaagactccctctcaaaaaaacaaaacaaaacaaagaatttggTGAGAACTACTAAACTGCGGCCATGCCTTTTTCTACATACTCCAGGCCTTAGGAGAAACTGAAGTCAGGTTAAAAGCATTTCAATGCATGCTCACTGCCCTAGTGCAAAGGGAGCAACATAGCTCATCTGTTACTTGCTAGGGATCTGGAGTCAGGCTCACCCAGATTCTAAGGTAGATACTCACCTTCTACCTCAGGCAAAATATTTAACTTTCCCTTATCTACAAAAAAAACGATGACAAGAATAAAAGCATGTATCAACTATTACAGtactattgtgaggattaaattagcaGTGTCTGAAACACAGCACATATTCAGTATATGTCATTTTGTTGTAAACATTACCTGAATTGTGTgcctatatacaaaaatcaaatgctatttttttttcaaaacatattttacatcTGTAAACTCCTGAATCCCTACTGTCTGCTCCTATGTCCCAGATAAGAATGAATTACTACTCCCAAGTGTAGACTGTCCTGGATTATTTGAAGACAAGGAAGATAACTGTCATCTCCTGTCCTAGTACTGACAACTGCAATTTGACCAATGGGCCCTTAAATGGACACTGCTGCAGAATGAAATAAGTCTAAGAATGGCAAGGAGGGACCACAGAGAACCTacagggaaaagagaaaacacagctTTATGTTCTGGGCCATGTGGAAAAGAACAGGAGTTAGAGCAGGGCTTTAGGCAACACCTCAAAGCCAGCAGCTTTTCCTTATTGCCTTACTTAAGACAATGGGAGCTtttggcccagtgcagtggctcacgcctgtaatcccagcactttgggaggccaagacaggtggttcatgaggtcaggagattgagaccaacttggccaacatggtgaaatcctgtctctaccaaaaatacaaaaattagctaggtgtggtggtgtgcacctgtagtcccagctactcaggaggctgagtcaggagaatcacttgaacctgggaggcagaggttgcagtgagctaagatcgcgccactgcactccagcctgggcgacagtgagactctgtctcaaaaaaaaaaaaaaaaaaaaaaaaaaaggaaagaaagaaagaaggaaagaaagtgggAGCTTTTTATGTGACTTGAGGCTCTCCCTGCTACAAGGAAGGTCTTTTCAGGTTGACAGACACTGTATCCAGATAAGGAAGAATCATCTAGCACTGAACACTCTGGAGCCAATCAGGATGCTTGTGTCAAGTCCAGAGAGTGAATATGCTCTCCCTACATGCTGCAGGCTCCTGACACACTTAGGTAGGCTTACTAATTATGAATCACATTCGATCTGCATGTAGCGGAGAGTGGGCTGGTGGAACAGCTGTTGCTGGAGGATTTGGTGAGCCACAGTAGAAAGGGCATCTGGCAATACGAAAGAGAAACAGTgtctaatataaaaatagaatgaggCACTGTGGGAGCAGGCCTAAAAAGGGGCCAATCAAGCAAAACTGGGGTATGTGCTTCTCACCCAGCTTAAAGAGCCAAGATCTCTCTCTGCAGCATGGCTGCAGcctcttcttcctcatctctGGATGAATCTCCAGCAGGACCCAGGCCCCTCAGTTTCAGCACATTTGCCCCTGCTTTCTCCCAGATGAGAGGtatgatttttctaatttagaCATATGTCTGACCTAGTAATGCTGGACGCCAGGAAGGCCCGTTTTGGTTTCTGTGATATCCTTGCTGCCAAGGCCTGAGAGTCTGAAACCATCTAAGAGTTTTTGCAGTGCTCACATGCATGTCACATGGTGTCAAGAGCCTAGAGATGAGTTGAAAAGATTCCCAGATGTGACACTTCAGGGGTTAAAAAGTCTACTTGGGGGTTAAGTCATATCAGCAGGCTCATTTCTCTACCTTTCCTTATAGTTTCTGGACACTTGCTTATAATGAACTTTTCTGATTATGGAGGAGTGGGGAACAGGATGGAAGAGGACAGGAAAGAGATTGTGGCGATTCTGCAATGGGAATGGAGGGGTTTTAAACTATATTAATTTTCATCAAAATGCACTCCTTTGAGCTGGGATGTGATATGATACTGCCACATCTGACAATGCCTCAGGACATAGTTGAGTCTGTAAAGCTTCTCAGGACTCTGAAAGACAGACTGTCCTATAATCCCCCAATACAGAGATCCCCTCTATCTTTCCAAAGTTCCCATGAGAAATCAAGGTGGCACGGCGACTGAATGGGGACACCATTTCAGACCACAGGAACGAACGTGCTAACAGTGTAGAAGTCCCCAGTGTGATGGAGAAGGGGAGCTCAGAGTAGCTAGCTCTCACATCATGGAAGAATGTGGTGAAGATGAAGACACTCCATGCAGAGGTGTGGGGGAAAGCACAGATTTCCTGCCCCCATACACAGAACACGGTGACTGTGTAGACACAAATCCATACCGTAGGCCAGTTTCTTGGCCCATGTGTTGAGTAAAGGTCCCCTCAGCCTTCAGGGTGGACAGAGTGTGGAACAGCTGGAGGCCCAAACTTACTTTATTAAGTTGCGAACAGTTTTGTTCATTTCCTCCAATGTGCCTTACAAAAACGACCCTTTTCTATGCATGATAGGTTGGGAAGCACTGCTGTCTCTGTCTGTAGAAGACACAGTGAAGGCACGTACATTCCCAAACCTTTGGAGAACGTGGTGGAAATACAGACTGTGACCCACCACCACTCACAAGCACCCAGTGATAAGATGCAGACACAGCCGCATACCGTGGAGAAGAACATGGTGAAGGTGTAGACAGCAGCTTCCAGCACATATCGACTCCGAATGGCCAGGACCACAGGTGGCAGAAACATGAGGTTGCTCAGGCAGAGCAGGAGTGTGGACAGCAGCTGGAATCCATAGGTGAGCGCATCTGCACTGTCGGTGCAGCCCCAGCCTCTCCACCCTGCGGTTGGGGAGGGAACAGGATGGAAGAGGACAGACGGCAGCCATGGGCCTATGCCACTGCCCGTGGAGGGTGGTCTCACCCTGGCTCTGCCAAAGCCGTCCCCAATTCAGGCTGTGCACTCCCCTACTCCCGCCGCCTGCCCACAGGCCCACAGGTCCACCTCCAGTCCACCGCAGCCCGCTCACCGGCCTTGCACTCGCAGGCTGCATACAGATAGTTGTGTGTGCGCAGCAGCTTGCACTGGCCATAGGGCCCGCAGTCGTCCACGCATGGGGACAGGAAGGTGCGCATCCGCACCTCGGCCGTCGCGTTGCGGCACCGCACGAACCTGCGCACACACTCGCAGTCACCTGGGGCCCCGGGCCACCCCCGCCGAGTCCCGgtcccagccctggccctgcccctccccGCTCACCGAGGCCCCACCCCGCACAGGGAGCGAAGGGCCAGGAACCAGGTCCCCGTCTGCGGGAATGGGATTCGCAGCCTGGCAACCCTGGTAGTGGCACTGACGGAGAGGAGGAAGCCGGCCAGGGACtctgaagggagaaggaaggggtcAGTGAGAGGAAGGAGGGGTCAGGACCCAAGAACCCTCTCCCACCTGCCCCCACTTCCCGGAACCCTGGCCTACCATTCCTCCATTCCATCCCTCCCCGCCTTCACCTCTGCCcgccactaccaccaccacccctaCCACACTGCagcttcctctcctcccccattCCTCACCCCACCTTTGGAACAGGTCACTGCTGCATCCCCCAGGCTCAAGGGCACCTCGTGGGTCAAGCATCCAAACACCGTCACGTTTTCCTGGCGCACGGAGCTCTGGGGAGGGTAGGTATGGAGGTGAGGCCGCCACatcctccagctccacccacagCCACCCTCGGACTCCCACCCCTGTTAACCCACACCTTCCAAGGACAGCCCATTCCTGCCGGCGCTCTGCACGCCAAAGCTGCCCTCTCACCTCCATTCTCagaacagaaaaactgaaaaacaacagATCCTCCACAGCAGAAATCTTTCAAGGACTGATGAGACGGCAAGGCCCAATTCTGAATCTGTTCTTTGGGCAGAAGTGTTTCAATTCTGTCCGAGCAAGAGAGAACACCCTCTTTTTCAGTCCTATCTAGCTCATTGAGGGGAAGGAGGGCTGTTGCCAGTTATAGAAACTAATTGTGGACAAAGGCAATTGTAAGGTTTTCCATCATCTTCACCTGGACCCCAAGACAGGCAGAGCATGAAGACACTCACTCCAATTCAGGTGAAATGATCCTAGGTACTGAACGGTGGTAACAGAATGCCCAAGAGATTAAATGTAGCAACATGGCTGGGATTAAAAGAAACCAGATAATCTGCAAGAGTAAATGTAAGGGGTTGTCTACAAGAATAAAGGTAACAGGATGCCATAAGCTCACCTCATTCAAGAAGGATTTGAGGCAGCttacataaaatagaatacaatAAATGCCTGAGGGAAACTTAAAAATCAGGATAGGAAAATAAAGTCTGTCCCTAATGTAGGCCATATATTTGATACTGACTTccaagcaaccaaagcaaaggAAGTATAATGAGTTACCAGATTTGCAACTACATAATATAAAAGCTAATCAGAGTCTCTGGAGAATCACAGCATCCAAAGGGGAAGTTCTGAGATAAATTCTCATCAAAGCAGCACTGTGTGTTGTCATGCATCCTGTCCTCAGCCACAAAAGTGAGTTTCATACAACTTGCTTATATAACTTCCTTCAATGCAAGCCCGGGGCAATATGCCAAAGTATTACTCAGTGAAAGTCTTTCTAGGAGGGAgccaaagaaaaaagtatatgcaGTTCTCTGATCCAAATGTCCAGTTCTTGAtccaaggggagaaaaaaaatcaaaatatttgaaggaaataCCTTTCAGAATAAACAgaacaggctgaggtgggtagcaCGTGTCATAGAATGCAGATGATGGAATGTAAACAGATGCTCATTAAAGTGAATGGATGGGAATGCAGAGAGGGAAAGGGCTAGGCTTCTATTCTCAGGGTACTGAGGAAGAAACAACAAGTATGGGCAAGGCTGTCCTCTAATTCAGGGTCTACAGTTTCAAGGTCGAATCAAGATCTCACTGTCATTGCCCAGAGGCATGGCAATAAGCAAACACAAAATACATACAGTCTTAGCGAGAACAAAGAGAGAATTTGATTAtgtaaatgagaaatatattcaGGGTGAATAAATGACTCTAACAGGACCACTAGAAAGTTCTAAGCCATGTCCCATAAAAGGCCACATGAAGCCACAGACCAGGCCTCAGGTTGGCTGATGGGAAagtggtccctgccctcagagcTGGAGGATAGTAGAGTTAAAAGGATCCCTGGC from Macaca thibetana thibetana isolate TM-01 chromosome 15, ASM2454274v1, whole genome shotgun sequence includes these protein-coding regions:
- the TMEM8B gene encoding transmembrane protein 8B isoform X3; the protein is MNMPQSLGNQPLPPEPPSLGTPAEGPGTTSPPEHCWPVRPTLRNELDTFSVHFYIFFGPSVALPPERPAVFAMRLLPVLDSGGVLSLELQLNASSVRQENVTVFGCLTHEVPLSLGDAAVTCSKESLAGFLLSVSATTRVARLRIPFPQTGTWFLALRSLCGVGPRFVRCRNATAEVRMRTFLSPCVDDCGPYGQCKLLRTHNYLYAACECKAGWRGWGCTDSADALTYGFQLLSTLLLCLSNLMFLPPVVLAIRSRYVLEAAVYTFTMFFSTFYHACDQPGIVVFCIMDYDVLQFCDFLGSLMSVWVTVIAMARLQPVVKQVLYLLGAMLLSMALQLDRHGLWNLLGPSLFALGILATAWYAASAAGTATHPRGAAGFSTCARAALLQAAPSCFMLLWRPGTTTSTFTAFGICSLRAVWASCCPLVPRLTTGSPLEPGPGAVVTSYASTSRRSWASWAQEGPLSAASVPAERGFGPGPGGIWMLPRVLSGGVEPS